A region from the Candidatus Electrothrix scaldis genome encodes:
- a CDS encoding efflux RND transporter permease subunit, producing MNNPDQHLPPATSFVSSTIRFCLLNKMVVGLLLLAMTGWGLMVAPFNFNLGGLPRDPVPVDAIPDIGENQQIVFTKWAGRSPQDMEDQVTYPLTVSLLGLPGVKTVRSYSMFGFSSIYVIFDDSVEFYWSRSRLLEKLSSLPPGTLPDSVRPTLGPDATGLGQIFWYTLEGRTPDGKPAGGWDLAELRSVQDWYVRYALMGASGISEVASIGGFVKEYQIDVDPDALHDRGVSLEEVFAAVRQSNIDVGARTIEINRVEYVIRGIGFVKSLKDLEQSVIKAVDNIPIRIADVATVSLGPALRRGVLDKAGSEVVGGVAVVRYGDNPLAAIERIKEKIQEISPGLPSKTLADGTVSKVTIVPFYDRSGLIHETLDTLKTALSEEILITIIVILVTVMHLRSSLLISALLPLTVLMAFIGMKVFGVDANVVALSGIAIAIGTIVDMGIIICENILTRMDEARPEESTLRIIYDASVEVGSAVLTAVATTIVSFLPVFTMQAAEGKLFKPLAYTKTFALISSVVIALTVLPPLAHVLFRRKKAGKASWKIRFFLPVLLIIAGTVLAWKVHLLGLIVLGLGLYRLILQFLPKKILPVLTRLENWLVILLVMVLLARSWQPLGIEKGEWSNFFFVGLLIGGLLGSFQVFQWLYPHLLRVFLRWKLIFLIFPLLIVIGGAMVWLGVPRLTGWLPDSIRRTKPMMTLAHSFPGLGREFMPALDEGSFLYMPTTMPHAGLTEVQEVLATQDRAITAIPEVESAVGKLGRAETPLDPAPLSMIETIINYHPEYLQDETGKRLLFVWRADRKDFCRSPDGVLLKAGDGMPYLVQGRFERDERGRLIPSHSDAEGKPFRIWRPALDSSINPDREAWAGIRTPDDIWNEIVQAAEIPGVTSAPKLQPIAARIVMLQSGMRAPMGIKVKGPDLATIEQVGLDLERLLRQVPSVAPLTVLADRVVGKPYLEIVIDREAISRHGIKLGRVQEVISAAVGGKMVTMTVEGRERYPVQVRYQRERRDSVEALSRILVTASTGEHIPLAQLADIRYVRGPQMIKSEDTFLTGYVLFDKKKGFAEVDVVEQTRSFLEEKIAGGGLRIPPGVSYTFAGNYENQIRAQKRLSVILPLALLVIMLILYLQFRSLGTTLMVFSAILVAWSGGFLMIWLYGQDWFLDFSLFGTDMRGLFQVHGINLSVAIWVGFLALFGIATDDGVLMATYLDESKARLTGRTRQEVRDMVLHGAQRRIRPALMTSATTILALIPVLTSDGRGSDIMVPMAIPSFGGMIIAMLTVFVVPVLYCWVEEGRVH from the coding sequence CAGGTCACCTATCCCCTGACCGTGTCCCTGCTCGGTCTGCCCGGCGTCAAGACCGTGCGCAGCTACTCCATGTTCGGTTTCTCCTCCATCTATGTCATCTTTGACGACTCGGTGGAGTTCTACTGGTCCCGGTCCCGGCTCCTGGAAAAGCTCTCCAGCCTGCCGCCCGGCACCCTGCCTGACAGTGTGCGCCCGACCCTTGGCCCGGATGCCACCGGCCTGGGCCAGATCTTCTGGTACACTCTGGAGGGCCGTACCCCGGACGGCAAGCCCGCAGGCGGCTGGGATTTAGCCGAGCTGCGCTCTGTCCAGGACTGGTATGTGCGCTACGCCCTGATGGGGGCTTCCGGCATCTCCGAGGTGGCCTCCATCGGTGGCTTTGTCAAAGAGTATCAGATCGATGTGGACCCGGATGCCCTGCATGACCGGGGCGTCAGCCTGGAGGAGGTCTTTGCTGCGGTGCGCCAGTCCAATATCGATGTGGGCGCGCGCACCATCGAGATCAACCGGGTGGAGTACGTGATCCGGGGCATCGGCTTTGTCAAGAGCCTCAAGGATCTGGAGCAGTCGGTGATCAAGGCGGTGGATAATATCCCCATCCGCATCGCGGACGTGGCCACGGTGAGCCTGGGCCCGGCCCTGCGGCGGGGGGTGCTGGACAAGGCAGGCAGCGAGGTGGTGGGCGGAGTGGCGGTGGTGCGCTACGGCGATAATCCGCTGGCCGCCATTGAGCGGATCAAGGAGAAGATTCAGGAGATCTCGCCGGGCCTGCCCAGCAAGACCCTGGCCGACGGCACCGTGAGTAAGGTGACCATCGTGCCCTTCTACGACCGCTCCGGCCTGATCCATGAGACCCTGGATACCCTGAAGACCGCCCTCAGCGAGGAGATCCTGATCACCATCATCGTGATCCTGGTCACGGTCATGCACCTGCGCTCCTCCCTGCTGATCTCGGCCCTCCTGCCCCTGACCGTGCTCATGGCCTTTATCGGCATGAAGGTCTTTGGCGTGGATGCCAACGTGGTGGCCCTGTCCGGCATCGCCATCGCCATCGGCACCATCGTGGATATGGGCATCATCATCTGCGAGAACATCCTCACCCGGATGGACGAGGCCAGGCCCGAGGAATCGACCCTGCGCATCATTTACGATGCCTCGGTGGAGGTGGGCAGCGCCGTGCTTACTGCCGTGGCCACCACCATTGTCAGCTTTCTGCCGGTCTTCACCATGCAGGCCGCCGAGGGCAAGCTCTTCAAGCCCCTGGCCTACACCAAGACCTTTGCCCTGATCTCCTCGGTGGTCATCGCCCTGACCGTGCTGCCGCCCCTGGCCCATGTCCTGTTCCGGCGCAAAAAAGCGGGCAAAGCCTCCTGGAAAATTCGTTTTTTCCTGCCTGTCCTGCTGATTATTGCCGGGACTGTGCTGGCCTGGAAGGTCCATCTGCTCGGCCTGATCGTGCTCGGCTTGGGTCTGTACCGCCTGATTCTCCAGTTCCTGCCCAAAAAAATCCTGCCCGTTCTTACTCGGCTGGAAAACTGGCTGGTCATTCTGCTGGTCATGGTGCTGCTGGCCCGGAGCTGGCAGCCCCTGGGGATTGAGAAAGGGGAATGGTCCAACTTCTTCTTTGTCGGCCTGCTCATCGGCGGCCTGCTGGGGTCGTTCCAGGTCTTTCAGTGGCTCTACCCGCATCTGCTGCGTGTCTTCCTGCGTTGGAAGCTGATCTTTCTGATCTTTCCCCTGCTGATCGTGATCGGCGGAGCAATGGTCTGGCTGGGTGTGCCCAGGCTCACCGGCTGGCTGCCGGACTCTATCCGCCGCACCAAACCCATGATGACCTTGGCGCACAGCTTCCCCGGTCTGGGCCGGGAGTTCATGCCTGCCCTGGATGAGGGTTCTTTTCTCTATATGCCCACCACCATGCCCCATGCCGGGCTGACCGAGGTGCAGGAGGTGCTGGCGACCCAGGATCGGGCCATCACCGCGATCCCGGAGGTGGAGTCAGCCGTGGGCAAGCTGGGCCGGGCCGAGACCCCGCTGGATCCGGCGCCGCTCTCCATGATCGAGACCATCATCAACTATCATCCTGAATATCTACAGGATGAGACAGGCAAGCGCCTCCTGTTCGTCTGGCGGGCAGACAGAAAAGATTTCTGCCGCAGCCCGGATGGGGTATTGCTCAAGGCCGGGGACGGTATGCCGTACCTGGTTCAGGGCCGCTTTGAGCGGGATGAACGAGGACGGCTCATCCCTTCTCACTCTGATGCGGAAGGTAAACCCTTCCGCATCTGGCGTCCCGCCCTTGATTCGTCCATCAACCCGGACCGCGAGGCCTGGGCAGGCATCCGGACCCCGGATGATATCTGGAACGAGATCGTTCAGGCCGCCGAGATCCCCGGCGTGACCTCGGCACCCAAGCTCCAGCCCATTGCGGCCCGCATCGTCATGCTCCAGAGCGGCATGCGCGCGCCTATGGGGATCAAGGTCAAAGGGCCGGATCTGGCCACCATTGAACAGGTGGGCCTGGACCTGGAACGGCTGCTCAGGCAGGTGCCTTCAGTGGCCCCGCTGACCGTACTGGCCGACCGGGTCGTGGGCAAGCCCTATCTGGAGATCGTCATCGACCGCGAGGCCATCTCCCGGCACGGTATCAAACTGGGCAGGGTACAGGAAGTGATTTCTGCGGCCGTCGGGGGCAAGATGGTCACCATGACCGTGGAGGGCCGGGAACGCTACCCGGTCCAGGTGCGCTATCAGCGCGAACGGCGGGATTCGGTGGAAGCCCTGAGCCGCATCCTGGTCACCGCCTCCACCGGCGAGCACATCCCCCTGGCCCAGCTGGCCGACATCCGCTATGTGCGCGGCCCGCAGATGATCAAGAGCGAGGACACCTTCCTGACCGGTTATGTCCTGTTTGACAAGAAAAAGGGCTTTGCCGAGGTGGACGTGGTCGAGCAGACCCGCAGCTTCCTGGAGGAAAAGATCGCTGGCGGCGGGCTGCGCATCCCGCCGGGCGTGTCCTACACCTTTGCCGGTAATTACGAGAACCAGATCCGGGCGCAGAAACGGCTCTCCGTGATCCTGCCCCTGGCCCTGCTGGTGATCATGCTCATCCTCTATCTCCAGTTCCGTTCTCTCGGCACCACCCTGATGGTCTTTTCCGCCATCCTGGTGGCCTGGTCCGGCGGCTTCCTGATGATCTGGCTCTACGGGCAGGACTGGTTCCTGGATTTTTCCCTGTTCGGCACAGACATGCGCGGGCTCTTCCAGGTCCACGGCATCAATCTCTCCGTGGCCATCTGGGTGGGCTTCCTGGCCCTGTTCGGCATCGCCACCGACGACGGGGTGCTGATGGCCACCTATCTGGATGAGTCCAAGGCCCGCCTCACTGGCCGGACTCGGCAGGAGGTCCGGGACATGGTACTGCACGGGGCGCAGCGGCGCATCCGCCCGGCCCTGATGACCTCGGCCACCACCATCCTCGCCCTGATCCCGGTGCTCACCTCGGACGGACGCGGCTCGGACATCATGGTGCCTATGGCCATTCCCTCCTTCGGCGGTATGATTATTGCGATGCTGACTGTTTTTGTTGTGCCGGTGTTGTATTGTTGGGTTGAGGAGGGGCGGGTGCATTGA
- a CDS encoding PASTA domain-containing protein has protein sequence MSIVKITPATEKISCQAGKSASFQFNVSNASEKDLRYGIQVRADDDAGEWISIEGALERDLDADGDTTVIVKAAPPKELVPENEYTFRLRVYDALEPEDAVESATVSVEVTPQKCPKLWKLIAVAVLALLLVIGGTVTWVLWPEATMKNYEGKIYSNVSNELEGQGFDINITYELSKEGSGYILEQNPRGGDPLPEKNAEGKRPLQLSVSAVSTPNFIGKIYSQELNIQLLSNNFAPSVIEELSDKEPGYILKQTPRGGEELPGKNAEGKRPLQFSVSAVSVLVPNVVGKTIAEAENEIVTAGLELGEIGYEEVTEVSGEPPKVLRQFPDSSDEETRVLPASKINIVLAKHVVVIPPLKGYSYTEAKSALESMGLRTEQEIRDIGDSDPGLIINTSPSGGQHVNPGSKVKLFVTADKVPVPPVIGRTPSDARKILESVGLKVTNKYSGRSGPHQDITVTKQLPAQNNRVLLGSTVVITYPRSIRIPSMRKLSPSVALPGKYKVTNRK, from the coding sequence ATGTCGATAGTAAAGATAACTCCAGCTACTGAAAAAATAAGCTGTCAAGCTGGCAAATCCGCATCTTTTCAATTTAACGTTTCCAACGCTTCCGAAAAAGACCTGCGTTACGGTATACAGGTTCGTGCAGATGATGATGCAGGTGAGTGGATCAGCATTGAAGGGGCTTTAGAAAGAGACCTTGATGCGGACGGAGATACCACCGTCATTGTCAAGGCCGCTCCACCGAAAGAGCTTGTTCCGGAAAATGAATACACTTTTCGCCTGCGGGTTTATGATGCTTTGGAACCTGAGGATGCAGTGGAAAGTGCAACGGTCAGCGTTGAAGTTACTCCGCAAAAATGCCCAAAGCTGTGGAAATTGATAGCTGTGGCTGTTCTTGCGTTACTTCTGGTCATTGGAGGAACTGTTACATGGGTTCTATGGCCTGAAGCAACAATGAAAAATTATGAAGGAAAAATATATTCTAATGTAAGTAATGAGCTTGAAGGGCAAGGATTTGATATAAATATAACTTACGAACTCAGCAAAGAGGGTTCTGGATATATTCTTGAGCAAAATCCTAGAGGAGGAGATCCACTTCCTGAAAAAAATGCTGAAGGAAAAAGACCGTTACAGCTCTCTGTTTCTGCGGTGAGCACGCCCAATTTTATCGGTAAAATATATTCCCAAGAACTTAATATTCAATTGCTCTCAAATAATTTTGCGCCGTCTGTAATTGAAGAACTCAGTGACAAGGAGCCAGGATATATTCTTAAGCAAACTCCCAGAGGAGGAGAGGAGCTTCCTGGAAAAAATGCTGAAGGAAAAAGACCGTTACAATTCTCTGTTTCTGCGGTAAGCGTTTTAGTTCCGAATGTTGTTGGTAAAACAATAGCTGAGGCTGAAAATGAAATAGTAACAGCTGGCCTTGAATTAGGGGAAATAGGATATGAAGAAGTTACAGAAGTAAGCGGGGAACCACCCAAAGTGTTACGACAATTTCCTGATTCTTCAGATGAGGAGACAAGAGTTTTGCCTGCAAGCAAAATTAACATTGTATTGGCAAAGCATGTCGTCGTTATTCCTCCCCTAAAGGGATATTCTTATACAGAGGCGAAATCTGCCTTAGAATCAATGGGATTACGAACAGAGCAAGAAATACGGGATATAGGAGATAGCGACCCTGGGCTCATTATTAACACCAGCCCATCGGGGGGTCAGCATGTTAACCCTGGAAGCAAGGTAAAACTTTTTGTTACAGCAGACAAAGTACCTGTCCCCCCTGTGATAGGGAGAACGCCTTCTGACGCACGAAAAATATTAGAAAGTGTTGGGTTGAAGGTAACAAATAAATATTCAGGTCGTTCTGGACCTCATCAGGATATAACCGTTACTAAGCAATTACCTGCACAGAATAATAGAGTTTTGCTTGGATCAACTGTAGTGATTACATACCCTCGCTCAATTAGAATTCCTTCTATGAGAAAATTAAGCCCCTCTGTGGCGTTACCAGGTAAATATAAGGTAACTAACAGAAAATGA
- a CDS encoding phage tail protein, whose amino-acid sequence MKRSEIEKKRSEIKKKRSEIEKLLPMVMQRTAQDGSILGVILEIMAQMHAPIEEILQNSDQFFDPRRTGEAFLPMLAHWLNLTYLFEPNKVGTAPRHWQERTLPTEAGYLRELIATAVKLAKLRGTRYGLEQMLQTATGLTGVKVEEGQTDSGDTLPPFHIRVTIPSSAEKYKELIKRIVAHEKPAHITDELITVDS is encoded by the coding sequence ATGAAACGTTCTGAAATTGAAAAGAAACGTTCTGAAATTAAAAAGAAACGTTCTGAAATTGAAAAATTACTGCCTATGGTCATGCAGAGAACAGCGCAGGACGGTTCGATTTTGGGCGTTATTCTGGAAATTATGGCGCAAATGCATGCTCCGATAGAGGAGATCCTGCAGAATTCGGACCAGTTTTTTGATCCGCGCCGGACTGGCGAAGCCTTCCTGCCCATGCTTGCTCATTGGCTTAATTTGACATATTTATTTGAACCGAACAAAGTCGGTACAGCACCGCGTCACTGGCAGGAGCGTACTCTGCCGACCGAAGCCGGTTACTTGCGCGAGTTGATTGCGACTGCGGTAAAATTAGCAAAATTGCGCGGCACACGCTACGGTCTGGAGCAGATGCTCCAGACGGCAACTGGATTAACCGGGGTGAAAGTGGAAGAAGGTCAAACCGACTCAGGGGATACATTGCCACCCTTTCATATTCGCGTGACTATTCCATCTAGTGCGGAAAAATACAAAGAACTTATTAAACGGATTGTGGCGCATGAGAAGCCAGCACACATCACTGATGAACTTATTACCGTAGACTCATAA
- a CDS encoding baseplate J/gp47 family protein: MSLRSPNLDDRHFKKLRDEAISYAESLSSSSGWKPSHPGDPGDPGVILLELFAYLTDAMIYRVNRLPEKVYIELLRLIGVELQPPSAAVTNLRFSLSEPANDPVIIKKNTKVGCQQSGPQFMTLRDVELSVGQTFIDVPAIHSEWLGFTEVGRGTGEPGLRLQLPQAPLIAPTGYLDLIIAIEAEEEELPDNVGDRCIPFNKKKYYIWQEVETFASVSPDDHVYLADRAAGTISFAPSLEQHQAKGNESTTGAIAATPKFKRSIIARFRIGGGRKGNLLPDTLVKLIDKVEGLEGAKLEVTNPEQANGGSDLESLDNALIRGPLELHSLKRAVTAQDFELIAGQSEQASRVHAYTKHSHWKYADRGTVEVVLVPQISSSDDPMTPEILHGAENEEVARKIRSNLEKCSPLGSICSVVWCHYKTVKACVSLKVHQEEDCEVVKQRITQRLYQMINPLCTEHLQPAGWPFGQSITTYDIYRILNEDPGVKTVDPVKLKVSQAPSCDVTSIDVDDWHSDTWYAASGDSIFRSLNNGDGWECIGQWPDEKVQGVKSFPKANQVTAGVAGLVAVWSRSSSTDNKHKLYLSRDCGENWEPIRRMDYKINDIAWMERNGRPDLLVATENGLFVYSIRTDQEWKPMPNSRDRNMQLLKARSVAVATDQAGINYIAVATPPDTGVYLSVDSGKEFKGIGQKEKNIKLLKVQYGETQLYLWAGFAAIGSDPGEGCARWQLQESGDSKKHWKKFSKGWDAGTCTSLDFMGRQVIAGSSRRGVLQLNTGSGDSEWNPSDVNCGLKVEKLEKFYTVEGVAQRPVKDNQHCLLAVGSHGIYRSYDLGKTYKNCSVNEFSDKVTLPPTWLFCSDVHEVVVEHDQ; this comes from the coding sequence ATGTCGCTACGTTCGCCGAATCTGGATGATCGCCACTTTAAGAAATTGCGGGATGAAGCTATTAGCTATGCCGAATCATTATCATCATCATCTGGATGGAAACCCAGCCATCCGGGTGATCCGGGTGATCCGGGCGTAATTCTTCTGGAGCTGTTTGCTTATCTGACCGATGCGATGATCTATCGTGTCAACCGTCTACCGGAAAAGGTATATATTGAACTTTTGCGGTTAATCGGTGTTGAACTGCAGCCCCCTTCCGCAGCAGTCACAAACCTTCGTTTCAGCCTATCGGAGCCAGCAAATGATCCTGTGATAATCAAAAAAAACACCAAGGTCGGCTGTCAACAATCAGGTCCACAGTTTATGACCTTACGAGATGTCGAGCTTTCTGTCGGGCAAACCTTTATTGATGTCCCGGCAATACATTCCGAGTGGCTCGGTTTTACAGAAGTAGGCAGAGGGACAGGGGAGCCCGGATTACGCCTGCAATTACCGCAGGCACCGCTTATTGCACCGACCGGGTATTTGGACCTGATTATCGCTATTGAAGCCGAGGAAGAAGAACTGCCTGATAATGTCGGTGACAGGTGTATACCTTTTAACAAGAAAAAGTATTATATATGGCAGGAAGTTGAAACCTTTGCCAGCGTCAGTCCTGATGATCATGTTTATTTAGCTGACCGGGCCGCAGGAACAATCAGCTTTGCTCCTTCACTCGAACAGCATCAAGCGAAAGGTAACGAATCGACAACGGGGGCGATTGCAGCAACCCCTAAATTCAAGCGCAGTATCATTGCACGGTTCCGCATAGGCGGAGGACGGAAAGGTAATCTCCTACCGGATACACTTGTCAAGCTCATTGATAAAGTTGAGGGGCTTGAAGGGGCTAAGCTTGAGGTTACTAATCCTGAACAGGCTAATGGAGGGAGCGATTTAGAATCATTAGACAATGCATTAATACGCGGTCCTTTGGAATTACATTCTCTCAAGAGGGCTGTAACAGCTCAGGACTTTGAGCTGATTGCCGGGCAGTCTGAACAGGCTAGTCGAGTCCATGCCTACACAAAGCATTCACACTGGAAGTATGCTGATCGAGGAACAGTTGAAGTTGTTTTAGTGCCGCAGATATCAAGTTCTGATGATCCGATGACGCCAGAAATTTTGCATGGGGCTGAAAACGAGGAGGTCGCTCGGAAGATTCGCAGCAATCTTGAAAAATGCAGCCCACTGGGCAGCATTTGCAGTGTGGTCTGGTGCCACTACAAAACCGTGAAAGCCTGCGTTTCGCTGAAGGTACATCAGGAAGAGGATTGCGAGGTTGTGAAGCAGCGGATTACTCAGCGTTTGTATCAGATGATTAACCCGCTGTGTACTGAGCACCTGCAACCAGCGGGCTGGCCTTTCGGGCAATCAATTACAACCTATGATATTTATCGCATCCTCAACGAGGATCCCGGAGTCAAAACTGTTGACCCGGTTAAGCTCAAAGTCAGTCAGGCACCTTCCTGCGATGTAACCTCGATTGATGTTGATGATTGGCATAGTGATACTTGGTATGCCGCATCTGGAGATTCAATCTTCCGGTCCCTTAATAATGGAGATGGCTGGGAGTGTATTGGACAGTGGCCCGACGAAAAAGTGCAGGGTGTAAAAAGTTTTCCGAAAGCTAATCAGGTGACCGCTGGTGTTGCTGGCTTAGTGGCGGTTTGGAGCCGTTCATCAAGTACTGATAATAAACATAAACTGTATTTGTCCCGTGATTGCGGAGAAAACTGGGAGCCGATACGTCGAATGGATTACAAAATTAATGATATTGCATGGATGGAGCGTAACGGTCGACCGGATTTACTTGTTGCCACTGAAAACGGGCTGTTTGTCTACAGTATCAGAACCGATCAGGAATGGAAACCGATGCCTAATAGTCGTGATCGGAATATGCAGCTGTTAAAGGCCCGTTCTGTAGCCGTTGCCACTGATCAGGCCGGTATCAACTATATTGCAGTGGCCACTCCGCCGGATACAGGAGTGTATCTATCTGTCGATTCCGGAAAGGAATTTAAAGGAATCGGACAGAAAGAAAAGAATATCAAGCTGTTGAAAGTGCAGTACGGTGAGACGCAACTTTATTTATGGGCTGGATTTGCAGCTATAGGCAGTGACCCCGGAGAAGGCTGTGCGCGTTGGCAGCTTCAGGAATCGGGCGACTCGAAAAAACACTGGAAGAAATTCAGTAAAGGGTGGGATGCCGGAACATGCACCTCCCTGGACTTTATGGGCCGACAGGTCATTGCTGGTAGTAGCCGTCGTGGTGTTTTACAGCTGAATACGGGGTCGGGGGATTCGGAATGGAACCCGTCAGATGTCAATTGCGGTCTTAAGGTCGAAAAATTGGAGAAATTTTATACTGTTGAAGGTGTTGCTCAACGCCCTGTTAAGGATAATCAGCATTGTCTCCTGGCGGTCGGTTCACACGGAATATATCGCAGTTATGATCTTGGGAAGACTTATAAAAATTGTTCCGTTAATGAATTCAGCGATAAGGTAACCCTGCCGCCGACGTGGCTGTTCTGTTCCGATGTTCATGAAGTTGTTGTTGAGCATGATCAATAA
- a CDS encoding GPW/gp25 family protein: MSLRYQALRFIHPDFDLHEGQTGLVTNPDRTLQTTEGTASIRQAILMLLSTRPGERVMRPDYGCYLHRLLFSPNDDTTAGLAIHYVRRALDQWEPRIEILALDAQRSPENAAYLVITLDYRMRSTRVDDQLVLTMDLMVGES; encoded by the coding sequence ATGTCATTACGTTATCAGGCCCTTCGTTTTATCCATCCGGATTTTGATCTGCATGAAGGACAAACAGGGTTAGTAACGAACCCTGACAGAACGCTACAGACAACCGAAGGAACAGCATCAATTCGCCAGGCTATTCTGATGTTGCTTTCCACGCGTCCGGGAGAACGAGTGATGCGACCGGATTATGGCTGTTATCTGCATCGCCTGTTATTTTCACCTAATGACGATACGACAGCCGGACTTGCTATTCACTATGTGCGACGGGCACTGGATCAATGGGAACCACGAATTGAAATATTGGCATTGGATGCGCAAAGATCCCCTGAGAATGCTGCTTACCTGGTTATAACCCTTGACTATCGCATGCGGAGCACTCGCGTTGATGATCAACTGGTACTGACAATGGATTTAATGGTTGGAGAAAGTTAA
- a CDS encoding phage baseplate assembly protein V codes for MSASDSVALGTAIRIWIGNETNCLFTGEVTACEQQYTADGHQNMILRSYDLLHRLRKRQHLRQFEDISLAGLVKELTGDLGLHIQVHGPAIRFRQIMQWQQSDLALLNENIQRYGRYFALWDDELHIFSLSGIERNMIELEWERNLLSVTTTRNTEPACRSVEVFGWNPQTAEAVSGKAGADGYPEPEKHETRSGHSGVSGERFLTGQPLGSTEEAAALGQAMLERRKAGEAVLQGVAEGNPLLRPGQQVCLAGVAAKQKTGRYVLSNVKHILNRSQGYLCEFDTFPPAFSTPKQHIQSSMGVVSDIHDPENKGRIKVEFPDLGKLESLWLEVTYPGAGRNKGLIALPDAGDQVLVLFIDGNPSQGVVIGGLYGKAGPPDDGIRSGGVKCYTFTTPGGQKLCLDDEQGTVKVTNRDGSHIELHPKKVILHAESDLTIEAPGKKMLFRANKIDFEQK; via the coding sequence ATGTCCGCTTCAGATTCTGTCGCCTTAGGCACAGCGATCAGAATTTGGATCGGTAACGAGACGAATTGTCTTTTTACCGGTGAGGTGACGGCATGCGAACAGCAATATACAGCCGATGGTCATCAGAATATGATCCTTCGCAGTTACGATTTGTTGCACCGCTTACGTAAACGTCAGCATCTACGTCAGTTTGAAGATATTTCGTTAGCTGGATTGGTGAAAGAGCTGACCGGAGATCTGGGTTTGCACATTCAAGTTCACGGCCCGGCAATTCGATTCAGGCAAATCATGCAGTGGCAACAGTCGGATCTGGCATTATTGAACGAGAATATCCAACGATACGGTCGTTATTTCGCTCTATGGGATGACGAGCTTCATATTTTTTCATTGTCTGGAATTGAGCGAAACATGATAGAGCTTGAGTGGGAACGGAATTTACTCAGTGTAACAACGACACGCAATACCGAACCTGCCTGTCGTTCTGTGGAGGTCTTTGGTTGGAACCCGCAAACAGCTGAAGCTGTTTCAGGTAAAGCAGGCGCGGATGGATATCCTGAACCGGAAAAGCACGAGACGCGGTCGGGCCATTCAGGGGTGTCCGGCGAACGATTTCTGACAGGCCAGCCGCTTGGCAGCACTGAGGAAGCAGCGGCTTTGGGGCAGGCTATGCTGGAGAGGCGGAAGGCTGGTGAAGCTGTGCTTCAGGGAGTGGCGGAAGGAAACCCGTTATTGCGTCCCGGTCAACAGGTCTGTCTGGCCGGGGTGGCCGCCAAACAGAAAACAGGCCGGTATGTGTTGTCAAACGTCAAGCATATTTTAAACCGTTCACAAGGTTATCTTTGTGAATTTGACACATTCCCTCCTGCTTTCAGCACTCCAAAACAGCATATTCAGTCTTCAATGGGGGTTGTCAGCGATATCCATGACCCGGAAAATAAAGGGCGTATCAAGGTGGAGTTCCCAGATTTGGGTAAGCTTGAATCTCTCTGGCTGGAAGTCACATATCCTGGGGCAGGACGCAATAAAGGACTCATCGCACTGCCGGATGCAGGGGACCAGGTACTGGTTTTATTTATTGACGGAAACCCAAGTCAGGGCGTCGTGATCGGCGGTCTCTACGGCAAGGCTGGCCCGCCGGATGACGGGATTCGAAGCGGTGGCGTAAAATGCTATACCTTTACCACACCGGGAGGTCAGAAATTGTGCTTGGATGACGAACAAGGTACTGTGAAGGTAACGAACCGAGATGGCAGCCACATAGAGTTGCATCCCAAAAAAGTAATTTTGCATGCGGAGAGTGACCTGACAATCGAAGCACCTGGAAAAAAAATGCTTTTTCGGGCAAACAAAATAGACTTCGAGCAAAAATGA
- a CDS encoding phage tail protein — translation MPQQDIFRNYAFILELQGERAGYFTRVSGLGMKVSCLEYREGGMPNVVRKLPVQTTVAPILCEWGLTATRSMWDWFMTAVNGNVERKEISIIILGTDGVTEKTRWNLSGVWPSEWRGAELDAGGNNIAIERMTLQAESVERDPGV, via the coding sequence ATGCCGCAACAGGATATTTTTCGTAATTACGCTTTTATTCTGGAATTACAAGGGGAGAGGGCAGGCTATTTCACACGCGTTTCCGGTTTGGGCATGAAAGTGTCCTGCCTTGAGTACCGAGAGGGTGGAATGCCCAATGTTGTGCGGAAACTGCCCGTACAAACTACTGTTGCCCCTATCCTTTGTGAATGGGGACTCACCGCTACTCGAAGTATGTGGGACTGGTTTATGACAGCAGTCAACGGTAATGTTGAGCGTAAAGAAATTTCCATTATTATTTTGGGAACGGATGGTGTTACTGAAAAAACACGCTGGAACTTAAGCGGGGTTTGGCCATCGGAGTGGCGCGGAGCAGAGCTTGATGCTGGCGGCAACAATATAGCTATTGAAAGAATGACCTTGCAGGCTGAATCGGTAGAGCGGGATCCCGGTGTTTAA